The following proteins come from a genomic window of Mus musculus strain 129S1/SvImJ chromosome 17 genomic scaffold, GRCm38.p6 alternate locus group 129S1/SvImJ 129S1/SVIMJ_MMCHR17_CTG2:
- the Rnf39 gene encoding RING finger protein 39, which produces MEAPELGPGLVERLEQLATCPLCGGPFEDPVLLACEHSFCRACLARCWGAPAASGSEAAPPSCPCCGQPCPRRSLRSNVRLAVEVRISRGLREKLAEPGARAGRRRGGRIPTMGCLDPHGEDMRKTWRRFDVPAPKPSNSEEDLPEDYPVVKNMLHRLTADLTLDPRTAHRDLLISSDYRGVSLAPPGTPAPLDSPARFDQLPAVLGAQGFASGRHCWEVETAEGASFRDSTAQDENAGESCYAVGAAGESVTRKGLIKLCPSEAIWAVEGRGGRLWALTAPEPTLLGGARPPPQRIRVDLDWERGRVAFYDGRSLDLLFAFQAPGPLGERVFPLLCTCDPRTPLRILPGEA; this is translated from the exons ATGGAGGCTCCCGAGCTGGGCCCGGGGTTGGTGGAGCGTCTGGAGCAGCTGGCGACGTGTCCGCTGTGCGGGGGCCCCTTCGAGGACCCAGTCCTGCTGGCGTGCGAACACAGCTTCTGCCGTGCGTGCTTGGCGCGCTGCTGGGGGGCCCCGGCGGCGTCCGGCTCGGAGGCGGCGCCCCCTTCCTGCCCGTGCTGTGGCCAGCCATGCCCCAGACGCAGCCTGAGGTCCAACGTGCGACTGGCAGTGGAGGTGCGCATCAGCCGTGGGCTGCGTGAGAAACTGGCGGAGCCCGGAGCCCGGGCCGGGAGACGACGCGGTGGCCGCATCCCCACCATGGGTTGCCTGGATCCCCACGGAGAG GATATGAGGAAGACATGGAGACG ATTCGATGTCCCAGCACCCAAGCCATCTAACTCAGAGGAGGATCTCCCTGAAGATTACCCCGTGGTCAAAAACATGCTTCACAGGCTGACAG CTGACCTGACGCTCGACCCTCGCACAGCACACCGTGATCTGCTCATCTCCTCTGACTACCGCGGCGTGAGTCTGGCTCCACCCGGAACGCCTGCGCCGCTGGACAGCCCCGCGCGCTTCGATCAGCTCCCGGCGGTGCTGGGTGCGCAGGGCTTCGCGTCAGGCCGCCACTGCTGGGAGGTGGAGACCGCGGAAGGCGCGTCCTTCAGAGACTCTACAGCTCAGGATGAGAACGCGGGAGAGAGCTGCTACGCCGTGGGCGCTGCCGGGGAGTCCGTGACCCGCAAGGGCCTCATCAAGCTGTGCCCATCGGAGGCTATATGGGCCGTGGAGGGCCGCGGCGGCCGCTTGTGGGCGCTCACGGCTCCAGAGCCCACCCTGCTAGGTGGTGCCAGGCCCCCGCCGCAGCGCATTCGCGTGGACTTGGACTGGGAGCGGGGTCGTGTGGCCTTCTATGACGGCCGCTCATTGGACTTGCTCTTCGCCTTCCAGGCGCCGGGCCCGCTCGGGGAGCGTGTCTTCCCCCTGCTCTGCACTTGTGACCCGCGTACCCCGCTGCGTATCTTGCCTGGAGAAGCCTGA
- the Ppp1r11 gene encoding E3 ubiquitin-protein ligase PPP1R11 (The RefSeq protein has 1 substitution compared to this genomic sequence), whose protein sequence is MAETGAGISETVTETTVTETTVTETTEPENQSLTMKLRKRKPEKKVEWSSDTVDNEHMGRRSSKCCCIYEKPRAFGESSTESDEDEEEGCSHKHCVRGHRKGRRPTTPAPTPTTPPQPPDPSKPPPGPMQH, encoded by the exons ATGGCGGAGACAGGGGCCGGGATAAGTGAGACCGTCACTGAGACAACGGTTACTGAGACAACGGTTACCGAGACAACCGAGCCA GAGAATCAGAGCCTAACTATGAAACTTCGGAAACGCAAGCCAGAGAAGAAGGTGGAGTGGTCCAGTGACACTGTGGACAATGAGCATATGGGGCGACGCTCGTCGAAAT GCTGCTGTATTTATGAGAAGCCTCGGGCCTTTGGCGAGAGCTCCACCGAGAGTgatgaggatgaagaagaaggcTGTAGTCATAAGCACTGTGTACGGGGTCACCGCAAAGGACGGCGTCCTACAACCCCAGCACCCACCCCAACCACTCCTCCACAGCCTCCTGATCCCTCTCAGCCCCCTCCAGGACCTATGCAGCACTAA